In the genome of Dermatobacter hominis, the window GTGTGACTTGGACGGCCCGATCCGGTCTACGATGTCCATCCGTGGGCTACGCCGTCAGCACACCGGTGTTCGAGGGGCCGTTCGACCTCCTGCTGCACCTGATCCTGCGCGAGCAGGTCGACCTCTACGACATCTCCCTGTCCACGATCGTGGACGCCTACATCGCCGAGCTGAACCGCATGGAGCACCTCGACCTCGAGGTGGCGACGGAGTTCCTGCTGATCGCGGCCACCCTCGTCGAGCTGAAGACCAAGCGGCTGCTGCCCGGCGACGACGACGTGGACGTCGACGAGGACCTCTCGCTCTGGGAGGAGCGCGACCTGCTCCTCGCCCGGCTGCTGGAGTGCAAGACCTTCAAGGACGCCGCCGGCATGCTGTCGGCGCTGCACTCGGCCGCCTCCCGCTCGGTGCCCCGCACGGCCGGTCCCGACGACCGGTTCTGGGACCTCACGCCCGACATGCTCGAGGGCGTCACGCCGGATCAGCTGCGGGCCGCGTACCAGCGGGCGATCACGCCCCAGCCGCAGCCGACGATCGACCTGTTCCACGTCGCCCCGATCCGGATGAGCGTCATCGACACGGTGGCCGACCTGTGCGTCGAGCTCCCGAGCCGTCGCCGGGTGTCGTTCCGGGAGTTGACCTCGTCGCTCGTCGACCGACTCGACGTGGTCGTGCACTTCCTGGCGATCCTCGAGCTGTTCAAGCAGGGCCTGGTCGACCTGGACCAACCCGACACCTTCGGCGACATCCAGGTCGTGTGGGTCGGCGGGGCCGACGTGGGGGCCGAGGACCTCGCCCTCGTCGATGCCTACGATGGCTGAGATGGCGGAGCACACCGAGGACGGCCCCGAGGCCGAGGCCACCGACGCAGCGCGACCCGAGGCGGCGGGCGGCGAGCTCGACGACGTCGCGGCTGACGCGGCCGAAACCGGCGAGATCGCCGAGCAGGGCGACGAGGTCGCCGAGGCCCACGAGGATGCCGAGCGGGGCGACGCCGCCGCGGAGCTGGCGCCGCTCGGCGACGAGGCCCGCCGGGCGCTCGAGGCCGTGCTCATGGTCGCCGACCAGCCGATCGAGGCCGCGCTGCTGGCGCAGCTCGTCGAGCGCTCGCCGCAGCAGGTCGAGGACCTGCTCGCCGGCCTCGCCGCGTCCTACGAGGAGGACGGGCGCGGCTTCCAGCTCGTCCGAGTGGCCGGCGGCTGGCGCTTCCAGAGCCACGAGGACCTCTCGCCGTACGTCGAGCGCTTCGTCCTCAGCGGCCAGTCGGCCCGCCTGTCGGCCGCTGCGCTCGAGACCCTGGCGATCGTCGCCTACAAGCAGCCGATCTCCCGGGCGCAGGTGTCGGCCATCCGCGGCGTCAACGTCGACGGCGTCATGCGCACCCTGCAGCAGCGGGGCTACATCGCGGAGGTCGGCAAGGACCCCGGGCCGGGCCAGCCGTCGATGTTCGGGACCACGTCGCTGTTCCTCGAGAAGCTGGGCCTGAACGAGGTCGACGAGCTGCCGTCGCTCGGCGACTTCATCCCGGGCGCCGACGTCGTCGAGCTGCTCGAGCAGGGCTTGCGCGCCGAGGCCGACGAGCCTGCGATGGCTGCGGACGACCAGACCGCGACCGAGGGCGCCGACGGCGAGCAGCCCGAGGGCGCTGCGTCGGTCGACGACGGCGTCGTCGACATCACCGACGAGGTCGTGATCTCCGTCGACGACCTGGTCGACGACGGTTCGCTGGCCGACGACCCGACGAGCCAGCGCCCCTCGCCGTTCGGCGAGTGAGCGACCAGGGCTCCGGCGACCCCTCCGACGAGGGCGAGCGGCTGCAGAAGGTCCTGGCCCGCGCCGGCTTCGGGAGCCGTCGGGTCTGCGAGGACATGATCGACGAGGGTCGCGTCACGATCGACGGCGCCGTCGCCGTGCTCGGCGCCCGTGTGCGCGTCGAGGACCAGGAGGTCGCCGTCGACGGCACCCCGATCGGCGTCGCGCCGGGGCTGGTCCACTACCTGCTCAACAAGCCCGCCGGGGTGGTCACGACCGCGTCCGACCCCCACGGTCGCCCGACGGTGCTCGACACCGTGCCCTCCGAGCCGCGGGTCCACCCGGTCGGGCGGCTCGACATGGACACCGAGGGCCTGCTGCTGCTCACCAATGACGGCGTGCTGACGCACCGCCTGACCCACCCGAGCTTCGGCGTCGAGAAGGAGTACGTCGCCGAGGTCGAGGGCCGCCCGGGTCGCGGCGCCCTGCGGCGGCTCCGGGAGGGCGTCGAGCTCGAGGACGGCATGACCGCTCCGGCCAAGGTCTCGGAGCTCCAGCCCGGCGTCCTGCGCCTCACGATCCACGAGGGCCGCAACCGGCAGGTGCGGCGCATGTGCGAGGCGGTCGGCCATCCGGTCATCCGGCTGGTGCGGACGCGCATCGGGCCCTTGCGGGACCCGCAGCTGGGGCCGGGGGAGTGGCGGGAGCTGACCCAGGACGAGGTGCGGGCGCTCGAGCGTGCGGCCGGCCCCGCGCCGGTCCCGGCGGACCGGTCGGAGGCGGCGCCGCGATCGGGGCGCCGCGGCGCGGGAGGCGGCCATCGGGGGCGGGGAACGGGTTCCGGGCCCGCCGAGGGCGACGGGTAACCTCGCCGCCGTGCCGACCACCTCCGTGCTGGCCCTCCGCGGGGCGACCACGCTCGACCGCGACGAGAAGGAGCACCTGCTCGAGCGCGTCCGGGAGCTGCTCACCGAGATGCTGGAGGCCAACGGCATCGACCACGAGCACCTGATCTCGATCCTGTTCACGGCCACCCCCGACGTCCACAGCGCCTTCCCCGCGCTGGCGGCCCGGCAGCTCGGCATGGGCGACGTGCCGCTCATCTGCGCCCAGGAGCTCGACATCGTGGGCGCCAAGCCCCAGTGCATCCGGGTGCTCATGCAGTTCAACTCCGAGCGGGCCCGGGCGGACCTCCACCACGTCTACCTGCAGGACGCCCGGGACCTGCGCGACGACCTCCCGACGTGAGCCCGGGACCCGTGGGCGATCCGACGGGTGCGGACACCGGCGCCGGAGGCGCACCGGCGCCGCGGCGGGCGGGGCTGGTCGGCACTGGGTTGATCGGGGCCTCGATCGGCAAGGCGCTCCGCGATCGGGGCTGGCACGTGACCGGGACCGACAGCGAGCCGGCCCGGGCGACCGCCGCGCTCGACGCCGGCGCGCTCGACGCGCTCGGGTCCGACCCGGACGCCGAGATCACCTTCGTGGCGGTGCCGGTCGGCGCCGTCCCCGACGCTGCCCGGGCGGTCTTGGCCGACGGCGGCGTCGTGACCGACGTCGGCAGCGTGAAGTCGCCGGTCGCCGCTGCGCTGCCGCACTCCCGGTTCGTCGGCGGGCACCCGATGGCGGGCTCCGAGGCGCAGGGCGTCGCGGGCTCGCGCGCCGACATGTTCGAGGGCACGACCTGGGTCCTGACGCCGACCGAGACCACCGACCCGGCCGCACAGGCGCTCGTGCACAGCGTCGTCCGCTCGCTCGGCGCCGACGTGGTGACGCTCGCGCCCGAGGATCACGACCGCCTCGTCGCCACCGTGTCCCACGTCCCGCACCTCACCGCCGTCACGCTGATGGGCCTGGCAGCCCAGCGGGCCGAACAGGAGGCCGCCCTGCTGCGCCTGGCCGCCGGTGGCTTCCGGGACATGACGAGGATCGCCGCCGGCGACGCCGGGATCTGGCTCGACATCTGCGAGGACAACCGCACCGCGATCCTCGACGTGCTCGACGACCTGATCGGCCGGCTCGCCACCATGCGCGACGTCGTCGACCGGGGCGACGGCACCGAGCTGCGCGAGCGGCTCCTGGCGGCCCAGGTGGCCCGCAGGAACCTGCCGACGGGGGCCCCGCCGGCGGAGGAGCTGGCGGAGGTCCGCGTGGCGATCCCCGACCAGCCCGGCGAGCTCGCGGCCGTCACCACGCTGGCGACCGAGCTCGGGATCAACGTCTACGACATCGAGGTGGTCCACGCCGCCGGCGAGCGCCGAGGCCTGCTGTCGCTCGTCGTGTCGACCGAGCAGGCCGACGTGCTCGTCGACGCGCTGCGGGGTCGGGGCCGCGTGGCGTCGACCCACGAGCTGGCGTGAGCGGTGGCTGACGACGCCCGCACTGGCGGCGCCGAGGAGGCGCCGATGCCGATCCGGCCGGTGACCGCGCCGCTCGACGCCGTGATCCGGCCTCCTGGGTCCAAGAGCGTCACGAACCGGGCCCTGGTGTGCGCAGCGCTGGCCCGTGGCACGTCGGAGCTGGTCGGCGTGCTCGACGCCGACGACACCTCCGCGATGGTCGACTGCCTCACGTCGCTCGGCATCCCGATCACCCCCGTGCCCGACGACGGCAGGGGCTCCGCGATGGTCGTGCGGGGCAGCGGCGGCCGGCCGCCGCTCGACGGCGCCATCCTCGACGCGCGGCTCTCGGGCACGACCTCCCGCTTCATCGCCCCGGTCGCCGCGCTGGCCCGGGGGACCGTCATCCTCGACGGTGGGGTCCCGCTGCGGCGCCGACCGATGGGCGCGCTGCTGGACGCGCTCGAGGCGCTGGGGGCGGGTGTCGAGCCGCTGGGCGAACCGGGCCACCTGCCCGTGCGGATCACGGCGTCGCCCCGGGACGCTCTCGGCGGCACCGTGCAGGTGACGGGCGACGTGAGCAGCCAGTTCCTGTCGGGGCTCCTGCTGTCGGGCCCGTGCTTCGACGACGGCCTCACGGTCGAGGTCACGACCGAGCTCGTCTCGGTCCCGTACGTGGCGCTCACCCTCGGCGTGATGGGCGCCTTCGGCGCCACGGTCGACCACGACGAGGACTGGCGGAGCCTCCGGGTCGCTCCGGGCGGGTACCGGGCGGTCGAGCGCTACGAGGTCGAGCCCGACGCGTCCGCCGCCTCGTACTGGGCGGCCGCAGCGGTGATCGCGGGCGGCACGGTCCGCATCGAGGGGCTCGGCCGTTCGAGCACGCAGGGCGACGTCGCCTTCATCGACGTGCTGGAGCGGATGGGCGCCGAGGTCGTCTGGTCGGACCACGACGTGGTCGTCCGTTCCACCGGCACGCTGCGGGGCGTCACCGTGGACATGGCCGACATCTCCGACACCGCCCAGACGCTGGCCGCGGTCGCCGTCTTCGCCGACGGCCCGACGACGGTGACCGGCATCGGCTTCATCCGGGGCAAGGAGACCGATCGGATCGCAGCGGTGGTCACCGAGCTGCGCCGGCTGGGCGTCGAGGCGACCGAGGACGACGACGGGTTCACGGTCCAGCCAGGACCGGTGTCGCCCGGCGACGTGGCGACCTACGACGACCACCGCATGGCCATGAGCTTCGCCCTCCTGGGCCTTCGGGCCGAGGGCATCCGCATCCTCGACCCCGGGTGCACCGCCAAGACCTATCCGGGGTTCTGGACCGACCTGGATCGCGTGACCGCGTCCGCCCGTCCCTAGGATCACCCCCCGTGGAACCGAGCGACGTCCCCGTGATCGCCATCGACGGTCCTGCCGGATCCGGCAAGTCGACCGTCGCCCGCCGGCTGGCGCGACGACTGTCGCTCCAGTACCTCGACACGGGCGCGATGTACCGGGCCGTCGCCTTCGCCGCCATCCGCCAGGGCCTCGACCCCGTCGACGTCGGTCCGGTCGCGGCGCTGGCCACCACGATCGACCTCGTCGTGGCCGATGGCGACGTCGTGGTCGACGGCGTCGACGCCTCGGTCGAGATCCGGGGCCCCGAGGTGTCGCGGGCGGTGAGCGTCGTCGCCGCGAACCCCGAGGTGCGCGAGGAGATGCGGACCCGGCAGCGGGTGTGGGCCGTCGAGCACCGCGGCGGGGTCATCGAGGGCCGCGACATCGGCACCGTCGTGTTCCCCGACGCGCTGCTCAAGGTGTACCTGACCGCCGACCCGGCGGTGCGCGCCGCCCGGCGGGCGAAGGAGATGACCGATCTGGAGTACGACACCGTCGCCGCCGACATCGCCCGTCGCGACGCGGCCGACCAGGGCCGGTCCGACAGCCCGCTGGTCGAGGCGGACGACGCCGTCACCGTCGACACGACCGGGCTCGAGATCGACGAGGTCGTCGAGGTGATCGCCGGGATGGTGGAGGAGCGACTGGCCGACCGGGACGCGGCGAGGTGACACTGCCCACCAGCTGCGGATGGACCGCGACCGGCGCCGGCGGTGCGCTCCGGACGGGGGAGGGAACGTGAGCAAGGTTCTGATCGATCGTGCGCCGCTGCGCCCGATCTCCAAGTGGGGGCGCGTGTCGTACCGGGTCTTCCGCGGGATCGGTCGGCTGATCCTGAAGCCGCTGTGGGGCCTGAAGGTCGAGGGCCTCGACCGGCTGCCGGTCGGCGTCGCCTACGTGATCGCGCCGGTGCACCGCTCCTACGTCGACTTCGCCGTGGTCGCCGCCGTGATCCCGCGCGAGGTGCGGTTCATGGCCAAGGACAGCGTCTGGAAGTGGCGGTGGCTGGGCCGGTTCATCGAGTTCAACGGCTCGTTCCCGGTCGACCGCGAGCACGTCGACCGCGACGCGCTCCGCCGCTGCGAGGACGCGGTGGCCGGCGGCGACCCCGTCGTCATGTTCCCCGAGGGCCGGCGCAAGGACGGGCCCGTGGTCGAGGAGCTCTTCGACGGGCCGTCGTTCGTCGCCTGCCGCAACCGCGTGCCGATCGTCCCGATCGCCATCGGC includes:
- a CDS encoding segregation and condensation protein A, translated to MGYAVSTPVFEGPFDLLLHLILREQVDLYDISLSTIVDAYIAELNRMEHLDLEVATEFLLIAATLVELKTKRLLPGDDDVDVDEDLSLWEERDLLLARLLECKTFKDAAGMLSALHSAASRSVPRTAGPDDRFWDLTPDMLEGVTPDQLRAAYQRAITPQPQPTIDLFHVAPIRMSVIDTVADLCVELPSRRRVSFRELTSSLVDRLDVVVHFLAILELFKQGLVDLDQPDTFGDIQVVWVGGADVGAEDLALVDAYDG
- the scpB gene encoding SMC-Scp complex subunit ScpB — protein: MAEHTEDGPEAEATDAARPEAAGGELDDVAADAAETGEIAEQGDEVAEAHEDAERGDAAAELAPLGDEARRALEAVLMVADQPIEAALLAQLVERSPQQVEDLLAGLAASYEEDGRGFQLVRVAGGWRFQSHEDLSPYVERFVLSGQSARLSAAALETLAIVAYKQPISRAQVSAIRGVNVDGVMRTLQQRGYIAEVGKDPGPGQPSMFGTTSLFLEKLGLNEVDELPSLGDFIPGADVVELLEQGLRAEADEPAMAADDQTATEGADGEQPEGAASVDDGVVDITDEVVISVDDLVDDGSLADDPTSQRPSPFGE
- a CDS encoding pseudouridine synthase, giving the protein MSDQGSGDPSDEGERLQKVLARAGFGSRRVCEDMIDEGRVTIDGAVAVLGARVRVEDQEVAVDGTPIGVAPGLVHYLLNKPAGVVTTASDPHGRPTVLDTVPSEPRVHPVGRLDMDTEGLLLLTNDGVLTHRLTHPSFGVEKEYVAEVEGRPGRGALRRLREGVELEDGMTAPAKVSELQPGVLRLTIHEGRNRQVRRMCEAVGHPVIRLVRTRIGPLRDPQLGPGEWRELTQDEVRALERAAGPAPVPADRSEAAPRSGRRGAGGGHRGRGTGSGPAEGDG
- the aroH gene encoding chorismate mutase, with translation MPTTSVLALRGATTLDRDEKEHLLERVRELLTEMLEANGIDHEHLISILFTATPDVHSAFPALAARQLGMGDVPLICAQELDIVGAKPQCIRVLMQFNSERARADLHHVYLQDARDLRDDLPT
- a CDS encoding prephenate dehydrogenase/arogenate dehydrogenase family protein: MGDPTGADTGAGGAPAPRRAGLVGTGLIGASIGKALRDRGWHVTGTDSEPARATAALDAGALDALGSDPDAEITFVAVPVGAVPDAARAVLADGGVVTDVGSVKSPVAAALPHSRFVGGHPMAGSEAQGVAGSRADMFEGTTWVLTPTETTDPAAQALVHSVVRSLGADVVTLAPEDHDRLVATVSHVPHLTAVTLMGLAAQRAEQEAALLRLAAGGFRDMTRIAAGDAGIWLDICEDNRTAILDVLDDLIGRLATMRDVVDRGDGTELRERLLAAQVARRNLPTGAPPAEELAEVRVAIPDQPGELAAVTTLATELGINVYDIEVVHAAGERRGLLSLVVSTEQADVLVDALRGRGRVASTHELA
- the aroA gene encoding 3-phosphoshikimate 1-carboxyvinyltransferase; this translates as MPIRPVTAPLDAVIRPPGSKSVTNRALVCAALARGTSELVGVLDADDTSAMVDCLTSLGIPITPVPDDGRGSAMVVRGSGGRPPLDGAILDARLSGTTSRFIAPVAALARGTVILDGGVPLRRRPMGALLDALEALGAGVEPLGEPGHLPVRITASPRDALGGTVQVTGDVSSQFLSGLLLSGPCFDDGLTVEVTTELVSVPYVALTLGVMGAFGATVDHDEDWRSLRVAPGGYRAVERYEVEPDASAASYWAAAAVIAGGTVRIEGLGRSSTQGDVAFIDVLERMGAEVVWSDHDVVVRSTGTLRGVTVDMADISDTAQTLAAVAVFADGPTTVTGIGFIRGKETDRIAAVVTELRRLGVEATEDDDGFTVQPGPVSPGDVATYDDHRMAMSFALLGLRAEGIRILDPGCTAKTYPGFWTDLDRVTASARP
- the cmk gene encoding (d)CMP kinase yields the protein MEPSDVPVIAIDGPAGSGKSTVARRLARRLSLQYLDTGAMYRAVAFAAIRQGLDPVDVGPVAALATTIDLVVADGDVVVDGVDASVEIRGPEVSRAVSVVAANPEVREEMRTRQRVWAVEHRGGVIEGRDIGTVVFPDALLKVYLTADPAVRAARRAKEMTDLEYDTVAADIARRDAADQGRSDSPLVEADDAVTVDTTGLEIDEVVEVIAGMVEERLADRDAAR
- a CDS encoding lysophospholipid acyltransferase family protein, translating into MSKVLIDRAPLRPISKWGRVSYRVFRGIGRLILKPLWGLKVEGLDRLPVGVAYVIAPVHRSYVDFAVVAAVIPREVRFMAKDSVWKWRWLGRFIEFNGSFPVDREHVDRDALRRCEDAVAGGDPVVMFPEGRRKDGPVVEELFDGPSFVACRNRVPIVPIAIGGSVEAMPRGAKMIHPARVRVVIGEPIYPDVPPTGRVPRRAVSDNTEHLRDVLQSLYDSVR